One Anoplopoma fimbria isolate UVic2021 breed Golden Eagle Sablefish chromosome 21, Afim_UVic_2022, whole genome shotgun sequence DNA segment encodes these proteins:
- the dipk2ab gene encoding divergent protein kinase domain 2Ab, translating to MLRFLPLKLGRLYRCMKLLLVVGLFVILLMNTHSLFASFQKNELTDRRFINLNKCPACFGTSWCRKFMNGQVSFETWGRLRFLDVFNVKNVYFAQYGEPREGTRRVVLKRLGSNQELAEIDQKICKRATGRPRCDLIQAMYKTEFARINGDVRLLTPEVVEGWSDLVHCPSQRLLDRVVRRYAETKDSGSFLLKNLKDTERMQLLMTLAFNPEPLVLQSFPSDEGWPFAKYLGACGRMVAVNYVGEELWSFYNAPWEKRVDLARQLMDIAEQLTNNDFEFALYLLDVSFDNFAVGPRDGKVIVVDAENVLVADKRLIKQNKPESYDVWYESRFEECDREACLSFSKDSLCSRVTVDHNYYAVCQNLLSRYATWRGTTGGLLHDPPAHIAKDGQLMTLLDECTKPKKRYGRFQAAKELREYLTQLAAASSSATAR from the exons ATGCTGCGCTTCCTGCCTCTCAAACTTGGCCGCCTGTACCGCTGTATGAAGCTCCTATTGGTTGTGGGGTTGTTTGTCATCTTGTTGATGAACACCCACAGCCTGTTTGCCTCCTTCCAGAAGAACGAGCTCACCGACAGACGCTTCATCAACCTCAACAAGTGTCCCGCCTGCTTTGGCACCAGCTGGTGCCGCAAGTTCATGAACGGCCAGGTTTCCTTTGAAACCTGGGGTCGCCTGCGATTCCTGGACGTTTTCAATGTCAAGAACGTTTACTTTGCTCAGTACGGGGAGCCCAGGGAGGGCACCCGTCGCGTGGTGCTCAAAAGACTGGGCTCCAACCAGGAGCTGGCCGAGATAGACCAGAAGATCTGCAAGAGGGCCACGGGGAGGCCGCGCTGCGACCTCATCCAGGCCATGTACAAGACCGAATTCGCCCGGATCAACGGCGATGTCCGTCTGCTCACTCCAGAGGTGGTGGAGGGCTGGTCAGATCTGGTGCACTGCCCCTCCCAGAGGCTGCTGGACCGCGTGGTCCGCAGGTACGCCGAGACCAAAGACTCAGGCAGCTTCCTGCTCAAGAACCTCAAAGACACGGAGAGAATGCAGCTGCTCATGACCTTGGCATTCAACCCGGAACCACTCGTGTTACAG AGCTTTCCGTCAGATGAAGGGTGGCCGTTCGCCAAGTACCTGGGAGCGTGTGGGCGCATGGTGGCTGTCAACTACGTGGGCGAGGAGCTGTGGAGCTTCTACAACGCACCCTGGGAGAAGAGGGTAGACTTGGCACGCCAGCTCATGGACATCGCCGAGCAGCTCACCAACAACGACTTTGAGTTCGCCCTCTACCTGCTCGACGTCAGCTTCGATAACTTTGCGGTCGGCCCGCGCGACGGAAAGGTCATCGTCGTCGATGCCGAGAATGTCCTCGTGGCGGACAAAAGGCTGATCAAGCAGA ACAAGCCGGAGAGCTACGACGTGTGGTACGAGAGCCGCTTTGAGGAGTGCGACAGGGAGGCCTGCCTGTCTTTCTCCAAGGACTCCCTCTGCTCAAGGGTCACGGTGGACCACAACTACTATGCCGTGTGCCAGAACCTGCTGTCGCGGTACGCTACATGGCGGGGCACCACCGGAGGCCTCCTCCACGACCCCCCTGCCCATATAGCCAAAGACGGTCAACTCATGACCCTGTTGGACGAGTGCACCAAACCCAAAAAGCGTTACGGCCGCTTTCAGGCGGCCAAGGAACTGCGCGAATACCTTACACAGCTAGctgccgcctcctcctccgccacGGCCAGGTAA